In a genomic window of Kribbella amoyensis:
- a CDS encoding hydroxypyruvate isomerase family protein produces MEYRGLTLSANVSMLFTELPYLDRYAAAARHGFTQVESWWPFPGPGATESEIDQLVATIEAAGVSLSALNFFGGDLAAGERGIASHPDRQHELASNVDAITRIAERTGCRLFNLLYGQLDDRWSPAEQQECAVTAIRSAAEGVGAFGGTVLIEPLTEGLNGRYPLLTADDVLALLDGPLKNVDNLSLLFDTFHLGSNGVDLVPTATALARNLAHVQLADSPGRGEPGSGALPLDETLDALRDSGYRGVVACEYKPTTDTETSLTWLR; encoded by the coding sequence ATGGAGTACCGCGGCCTGACCCTGAGCGCGAACGTCTCGATGCTGTTCACCGAGCTCCCTTACCTCGATCGGTACGCCGCGGCCGCACGCCACGGTTTTACCCAGGTCGAGTCCTGGTGGCCCTTCCCCGGACCCGGCGCGACGGAGTCCGAGATCGACCAGCTGGTGGCGACGATCGAGGCCGCCGGAGTCTCGCTGAGCGCGCTGAACTTCTTCGGCGGCGACCTGGCGGCCGGCGAACGCGGGATCGCCTCGCACCCCGATCGGCAGCACGAGCTGGCGAGCAATGTCGACGCGATCACCCGGATCGCCGAACGCACCGGCTGCCGGCTCTTCAACCTGCTCTACGGCCAGCTCGACGATCGCTGGTCCCCCGCGGAGCAACAGGAGTGCGCCGTCACCGCGATCCGCTCGGCGGCCGAAGGCGTCGGCGCCTTCGGAGGCACGGTCCTGATCGAGCCGCTGACCGAGGGCCTCAACGGCCGCTATCCGCTGCTGACTGCCGACGACGTCCTCGCCTTGCTCGACGGCCCATTGAAGAATGTCGACAATCTGTCGCTGCTGTTCGACACCTTCCACCTCGGCAGCAACGGCGTCGACCTCGTCCCGACCGCCACCGCGCTCGCCCGGAACCTCGCCCACGTCCAGCTCGCCGACTCCCCCGGCCGCGGCGAACCAGGCTCCGGTGCCCTTCCGCTCGACGAGACGCTCGACGCACTGCGCGATTCCGGGTACCGAGGCGTCGTCGCCTGCGAGTACAAGCCGACCACGGACACCGAGACCAGCCTGACCTGGCTCCGTTAG
- a CDS encoding helix-turn-helix transcriptional regulator, with the protein MLETIGLGPADERVYNALVRRSRATAVELVTDTETPPAAVRRSLTTLVGLGLATRTNGRPARYVAVAPDSALEAILRRRESELHDVRSHVRTLMEMYRAGARFAHPGELVEVVSGRDEVNHRWVELQQNTRTEMRGFDRPPYAAPQAHTESNPVELDLLERGVKYRVIYDRTVLELPGWLEDVTRGIRHGEQARIAAGLPMKLAISDDRLALIPLLRIGDAALTASYVIHPSPLLDALIALFDLAWERSVPVRVTMPDAGVDEAPDDELTEEEVKLLTLLASGATDKAASRALGWSERTVQRHVMRLSQRVGARTRFQLAMEATRRDWI; encoded by the coding sequence GTGCTGGAGACGATCGGACTCGGGCCGGCCGACGAGCGGGTGTACAACGCCCTGGTCCGGCGGTCGCGGGCGACCGCGGTCGAGTTGGTCACCGATACCGAGACGCCGCCCGCCGCGGTCCGCCGATCACTGACCACCCTGGTCGGTCTCGGCCTCGCGACCAGGACGAACGGCCGCCCCGCCCGGTACGTCGCGGTCGCCCCCGACAGCGCGCTCGAGGCGATCCTGCGCCGGCGCGAGAGCGAGCTGCACGACGTCCGGTCGCACGTCCGGACGTTGATGGAGATGTACCGCGCGGGTGCCCGGTTCGCGCATCCGGGCGAGCTGGTCGAGGTGGTGTCCGGACGGGACGAGGTGAATCACCGCTGGGTCGAGCTGCAGCAGAACACCCGGACCGAGATGCGTGGCTTCGACCGGCCGCCGTATGCCGCTCCGCAGGCGCACACCGAGTCGAACCCGGTCGAGCTGGACCTGCTCGAACGTGGTGTGAAGTACCGGGTGATCTACGACCGGACCGTGCTCGAGCTCCCCGGCTGGCTGGAGGACGTGACGCGCGGGATCCGGCACGGCGAACAGGCCCGGATCGCGGCCGGCCTGCCGATGAAGCTGGCGATCTCGGACGACCGGCTGGCCCTGATCCCGCTGCTCCGGATCGGCGACGCCGCGCTGACCGCGTCGTACGTGATCCATCCGTCGCCGTTGCTGGACGCGTTGATCGCGTTGTTCGACCTGGCCTGGGAACGCAGCGTTCCGGTCCGGGTGACGATGCCCGACGCGGGCGTGGACGAGGCACCGGACGACGAGCTGACCGAGGAGGAGGTCAAACTCCTCACCCTGCTGGCGTCAGGCGCAACCGACAAGGCGGCCAGCCGCGCCCTGGGGTGGAGCGAACGCACCGTCCAGCGTCACGTCATGCGCTTGTCCCAGCGAGTCGGCGCCCGGACCCGCTTCCAGCTCGCGATGGAGGCGACGAGGCGCGACTGGATCTAA
- a CDS encoding 2-hydroxy-3-oxopropionate reductase, translated as MRIGFVGLGVMGRPMARNLAAAGHDLALYRAKPDVDGHACESAADAAERSEVVILMLPDTPDVDNALFGADGVAEGLKPGSLVIDMSSISPTATKTFARRIEELGCEYLDAPVSGGEVGAQQATLTIMVGGRPEVFERARPIFEVLGKNVTLIGGPGAGQTAKVANQIVVGLTIEAVAEALLFAEKAGADPAVVREALLGGFASSRILELHGERMINQAFDPGFRIRLHRKDLALAIQAANELDLALPNTAATQQLMNAAIADGDGDLDHSALHRTLRRGKS; from the coding sequence ATGCGGATCGGATTTGTCGGACTGGGCGTGATGGGACGCCCGATGGCCCGCAACCTGGCGGCGGCCGGGCACGACCTCGCGCTGTACCGGGCGAAACCGGACGTCGACGGGCACGCCTGCGAGTCGGCGGCGGACGCGGCCGAGCGGTCGGAGGTCGTGATCCTGATGCTTCCGGACACGCCTGATGTCGACAATGCACTCTTCGGCGCGGACGGCGTCGCCGAGGGACTGAAGCCCGGATCGCTGGTGATCGACATGAGCTCGATCTCGCCGACCGCGACGAAGACTTTCGCGCGGCGGATCGAGGAGCTCGGCTGCGAGTACCTGGACGCGCCGGTGTCCGGTGGTGAGGTCGGGGCGCAGCAGGCGACGCTGACGATCATGGTCGGCGGCCGGCCGGAGGTGTTCGAGCGGGCCCGGCCGATCTTCGAGGTGCTCGGGAAGAACGTGACGCTGATCGGCGGTCCCGGTGCCGGGCAGACCGCGAAGGTCGCCAATCAGATCGTCGTCGGGTTGACCATCGAGGCGGTCGCGGAGGCGTTGCTGTTCGCCGAGAAGGCGGGCGCCGATCCGGCCGTCGTGCGGGAGGCGTTGCTCGGTGGGTTCGCCTCGTCGCGGATCCTCGAACTGCACGGTGAGCGGATGATCAACCAGGCCTTCGATCCCGGCTTCCGGATCCGGCTGCATCGCAAGGACCTCGCGCTCGCGATCCAGGCCGCGAACGAACTGGACCTCGCGCTCCCCAACACGGCCGCCACCCAGCAGCTGATGAACGCGGCGATCGCGGACGGCGACGGCGACCTCGACCACTCCGCCCTGCACCGAACCCTCCGCCGGGGCAAATCGTGA
- a CDS encoding ABC transporter substrate-binding protein codes for MTGLDRRGFLKLALGTTAVGLSAAAVAGCGGTGGGAGAGEGGKTTLRYAWWGNNIRQQNYTKALQQFTAANTDIGIEPEFADYTAFQERMTTQIAAREVPEIFWIASPQVMTYAKSKLYRKLDDIPTLKWDDYSEQDLETFKLGGELNTLPFGIFVPVIRYNETVAKADSVTLPAEGAGWTWDSLAELLVAYSKNNPGRRKGVPYTPDHDLTFEAWLRQHGEQLWTEDGQVGFTVDGLGSWLEWWEKLRKAGAALSLSEQEGMGPDWAQVGKKVLVNFGNSNHIIDDAKMFPKEVFRLRAMPADADATSGHKYLYFPRMAIYQRIEDGKVEAAGKVLDYNVNNPEMLKTVRLTMGAPTNPKVAEASKAFATADEKEMLAVVEKDRAAERKPRYEAPPGSSTWRTTMARVCEEIALGRSSVPDGAKKLVDEIAAGIKRAQ; via the coding sequence ATGACCGGACTTGATCGGCGAGGGTTTCTGAAGCTCGCCCTGGGAACGACCGCGGTGGGTCTGTCCGCCGCGGCGGTGGCCGGCTGTGGCGGGACCGGCGGTGGCGCCGGCGCCGGAGAAGGCGGGAAGACCACCCTGCGGTACGCCTGGTGGGGCAACAACATCCGCCAGCAGAACTACACCAAGGCGCTGCAGCAGTTCACCGCCGCGAACACCGACATCGGGATCGAGCCCGAGTTCGCCGACTACACCGCGTTCCAGGAGCGGATGACGACCCAGATCGCCGCCCGCGAGGTCCCGGAGATCTTCTGGATCGCCTCGCCGCAGGTGATGACGTACGCCAAGAGCAAGCTGTACCGCAAACTCGACGACATCCCGACGCTGAAGTGGGACGACTACAGCGAGCAGGACCTGGAGACGTTCAAGCTCGGTGGCGAGCTGAACACGTTGCCGTTCGGCATCTTCGTCCCGGTGATCCGCTACAACGAGACGGTCGCCAAGGCGGACAGCGTCACCCTGCCCGCCGAGGGCGCCGGCTGGACCTGGGACTCGCTCGCCGAGCTGCTCGTTGCCTACAGCAAGAACAACCCCGGCAGGCGCAAGGGCGTGCCGTACACCCCCGACCACGACCTCACCTTCGAGGCCTGGCTGCGGCAGCACGGCGAGCAGTTGTGGACCGAGGACGGCCAGGTCGGGTTCACCGTCGACGGCCTGGGCAGCTGGCTGGAGTGGTGGGAGAAGCTGCGCAAGGCCGGGGCCGCGCTGTCGCTGAGCGAGCAGGAGGGGATGGGTCCGGACTGGGCCCAGGTCGGCAAGAAGGTGCTGGTCAACTTCGGCAACTCCAACCACATCATCGACGACGCGAAGATGTTCCCCAAGGAGGTGTTCCGGCTCCGGGCGATGCCGGCCGACGCCGACGCGACCAGCGGGCACAAGTACCTGTACTTCCCGCGGATGGCGATCTACCAGCGGATCGAGGACGGCAAGGTCGAGGCGGCCGGCAAGGTGCTCGACTACAACGTCAACAACCCGGAGATGCTGAAGACGGTCCGGCTGACGATGGGCGCGCCGACGAACCCGAAGGTGGCCGAGGCGTCGAAGGCGTTCGCGACCGCGGACGAGAAGGAGATGCTGGCGGTGGTCGAGAAGGACCGGGCCGCCGAGCGCAAACCGCGGTACGAGGCGCCGCCCGGGTCGAGCACCTGGCGGACCACGATGGCGCGGGTCTGTGAGGAGATCGCGCTCGGCCGGAGCAGCGTGCCGGACGGGGCGAAGAAACTCGTCGACGAGATCGCCGCCGGGATCAAGCGGGCGCAGTGA
- a CDS encoding alpha-amylase family protein translates to MRAESDTAPEQALANDQAPDQTPEQTADQAPVDEQVFVDARAERSPDWPDRATRWAQITLAEDDPEHFDLDFWLDLMRDSRSNATCISAGGYIAYYPTTIKYHYRSKYLGDTDPFGALVDGARGLGMSVMARVDPHAVHADAADAHPDWLARDIDGNPLEHWAHPDIWLTCAYTTYHSEFITEVAREIVREYDVDAVFANRWEGYYGISYSEAARRSFRDETGLELPAKEYGENWHEYVGWRRRHLSRLVTIWDEAVRDLRPHARFIPNLGALGARDLDREQVERHYPIFFIDKQGRSGTEAPWSAGRNGKRNRGVFPDRPVRLITSVGPEHHQYRWKDSVAPAEETKTWIVDGFAHGALPWFTKFNASVPDRRWVPPVVEAFTLHAQVEPVLEDLRITAEVALVDPTRAGQLRAGEKVSQHDDGFYQALVEARVPFEFVSDQALTADRLNQYKVLVLANAEQLGDDQCAALRAYVEQGGSLVAAYQSSLFDERGEVRADFGLSDVLGIHLVEPSRAVKNNYIALTDEHRLNEGFGDTTRIIGGTEILGIEADPDAVVPFRFIPDFPDLPMEEVYPRKGPDRPGVVCREHAGGGRTVYFPFNLGAIFWEALQSDHGRLIANAVAWALGKDPDVTVEGAGLVDVAVHQGEGQVAVALVNLTNPMAMRGPIRETLPLPPQTVTVALPTDPAGVEVRPKVRLVVAGVDVEPIVDNQRVVVTIPTAGLLEIVHVDWRQ, encoded by the coding sequence ATGCGCGCAGAATCCGACACAGCGCCCGAGCAGGCTCTCGCGAACGACCAGGCTCCCGACCAGACTCCTGAGCAGACTGCCGACCAGGCTCCGGTCGACGAGCAGGTGTTCGTGGACGCGCGGGCCGAACGGAGCCCGGACTGGCCGGACCGGGCGACCCGGTGGGCGCAGATCACGCTCGCCGAGGACGACCCCGAGCACTTCGATCTCGACTTCTGGCTGGACCTGATGCGGGACAGCCGGTCGAACGCGACCTGCATCAGCGCGGGCGGGTACATCGCGTACTACCCGACCACGATCAAGTACCACTACCGCAGCAAGTACCTCGGCGACACCGACCCGTTCGGCGCCCTGGTCGACGGCGCTCGCGGACTCGGGATGAGCGTGATGGCGCGCGTCGATCCGCACGCCGTGCACGCGGACGCCGCCGACGCGCATCCGGACTGGCTGGCCCGCGACATCGACGGCAACCCGCTCGAGCACTGGGCGCACCCGGACATCTGGCTGACCTGCGCGTACACCACGTACCACAGCGAGTTCATCACCGAGGTGGCCCGCGAGATCGTCCGCGAGTACGACGTCGACGCGGTGTTCGCGAACCGGTGGGAGGGGTACTACGGCATCTCCTACAGCGAGGCGGCACGCCGGTCGTTCCGGGACGAGACCGGGCTCGAACTGCCGGCCAAGGAGTACGGGGAGAACTGGCACGAGTACGTCGGCTGGCGGCGCCGGCACCTGAGCCGGCTGGTGACGATCTGGGACGAGGCGGTCCGCGATCTTCGTCCGCACGCCCGCTTCATCCCGAACCTCGGCGCCCTCGGCGCGCGCGATCTCGACCGCGAACAGGTCGAACGGCACTATCCGATCTTCTTCATCGACAAGCAGGGCCGGTCCGGTACCGAGGCGCCGTGGTCGGCGGGCCGCAACGGCAAGCGGAACCGCGGGGTGTTCCCGGATCGCCCGGTCCGGCTGATCACCTCGGTCGGTCCGGAGCACCACCAGTACCGGTGGAAGGACTCGGTCGCGCCGGCCGAGGAGACGAAGACGTGGATTGTCGACGGTTTCGCGCACGGTGCGCTGCCGTGGTTCACGAAGTTCAACGCGAGTGTCCCGGATCGGCGGTGGGTGCCGCCGGTGGTCGAGGCGTTCACCTTGCACGCTCAGGTTGAACCGGTGCTCGAAGATCTGCGGATCACGGCCGAGGTGGCGCTCGTCGATCCCACCCGGGCCGGGCAGTTGCGAGCCGGCGAGAAGGTCTCCCAGCACGATGACGGGTTCTACCAGGCGCTGGTCGAGGCGCGGGTGCCGTTCGAGTTCGTGTCCGACCAGGCGCTGACCGCGGACCGGCTGAACCAGTACAAGGTGCTCGTGCTCGCGAACGCGGAGCAGCTCGGCGACGACCAGTGCGCCGCCCTCCGCGCGTACGTCGAGCAGGGCGGGTCGCTGGTCGCGGCGTACCAGAGTTCGCTGTTCGACGAACGAGGGGAAGTGCGCGCCGACTTCGGTCTGTCGGACGTACTCGGGATTCACCTGGTCGAGCCGAGCCGGGCGGTGAAGAACAACTACATCGCGTTGACCGACGAGCACCGGCTGAACGAGGGCTTCGGGGACACGACCCGCATCATCGGCGGCACCGAGATCCTCGGGATCGAAGCGGATCCGGACGCCGTGGTGCCGTTCCGCTTCATCCCGGACTTCCCGGATCTGCCGATGGAAGAGGTGTACCCGCGGAAGGGGCCCGATCGGCCGGGTGTGGTGTGCCGCGAGCACGCCGGTGGTGGGCGGACGGTGTACTTCCCGTTCAACCTGGGCGCGATCTTCTGGGAGGCGCTGCAGTCGGATCACGGCCGGCTGATCGCGAACGCGGTCGCCTGGGCCCTCGGCAAGGACCCGGACGTGACCGTCGAAGGCGCCGGTCTGGTCGACGTCGCCGTCCATCAGGGCGAGGGCCAGGTGGCCGTTGCCCTGGTCAACCTCACCAACCCGATGGCGATGCGCGGACCGATCCGCGAAACCCTTCCGCTCCCGCCGCAGACCGTCACGGTCGCCCTGCCCACGGATCCGGCCGGGGTCGAGGTGAGACCGAAGGTGCGGCTGGTGGTCGCCGGGGTGGACGTGGAGCCGATTGTCGACAATCAGCGGGTCGTGGTCACGATTCCGACCGCCGGCCTGCTCGAGATCGTGCACGTGGACTGGAGGCAGTGA
- a CDS encoding alpha-amylase family protein, with amino-acid sequence MKPAEAVGFGEVTPAPEGEPGEVVGEKAERALWWQEPFRMFQTNLREIDAGLDVEEVLDYLVEFGADTWLLSVGGILSNYPTDLDFQTRNPYLAQRASGDLVGDAVQAASRRGIRVMGRMDFSKIDHRRAERHPEWCFVDVAGDPQVYNGLTSVCPSGDYYQVKLFEVLDEVLDRYPIDGFFCNWMSFNEVDYSRRNRGVCHCLACTARYAAYAPGESLPEGKESPGYETWQRFSREVLAELTGRIRDHLARRRPEAPLVLGDRADIVFHEANNAVGRPLWHHRTSEAVSAAKTYRPTVPVLTNSVGFVDMPYRSAGEEPHHFAQYLVQAIARGANPSTYIMGTPVDNPYACLGIAGELTRFHRDQHEVYRGLGPAAETLLVRPDQFKPGATREFQGLYLALVQRHVPFDVVPEERLAEVELARYRAVVLPDLGGLAPASAQAVDAYCQGGGAVVATGNSGVIAEEIQLACLPATRRLASHDTEEATRSLHLRTTPTGVRGASGVGGTAGVGDGRIVDNGIVPVVGAFDVVEPKAGAELGLLALSRAPYGPPEKCYGHLELEHPGRLRAEYGKGRAVMLPWTVGRAYREVGLSAQRDLFVDEVVRAGGPQVATGLPEQVEIVLGRSAAGTVIHLLNRSGDADQRFAAPLPIASTWLSLPGLTGEIEALCSGERLPVVDGRVQLPELGLFEVLVARS; translated from the coding sequence GTGAAGCCGGCGGAAGCGGTCGGGTTCGGGGAGGTGACGCCGGCGCCGGAGGGAGAGCCGGGCGAGGTGGTGGGGGAGAAGGCGGAGCGGGCGTTGTGGTGGCAGGAACCGTTCCGGATGTTCCAGACGAACCTGCGCGAGATCGACGCGGGCCTCGATGTCGAGGAGGTGCTGGACTACCTGGTGGAGTTCGGCGCCGACACCTGGCTGCTGAGCGTCGGCGGGATCCTGTCCAACTATCCGACCGACCTCGACTTCCAGACCCGCAACCCGTACCTCGCGCAGCGGGCTTCGGGTGACCTCGTCGGCGACGCGGTGCAGGCGGCGAGCCGGCGCGGGATCCGGGTGATGGGCCGGATGGACTTCTCCAAGATCGACCACCGGCGGGCCGAGCGACATCCCGAGTGGTGCTTCGTCGACGTGGCCGGCGATCCGCAGGTCTACAACGGGCTGACCAGCGTCTGCCCGAGCGGCGACTACTACCAGGTGAAGCTGTTCGAGGTCCTCGACGAGGTGCTCGACCGCTATCCGATCGACGGCTTCTTCTGCAACTGGATGTCGTTCAACGAGGTCGACTACAGCCGCCGGAACCGCGGGGTCTGCCACTGTCTCGCCTGCACCGCCCGGTACGCCGCGTACGCGCCCGGCGAGAGTCTTCCGGAGGGCAAGGAGTCACCCGGGTACGAGACGTGGCAGCGGTTCTCGCGGGAGGTGCTGGCCGAGCTCACCGGCCGGATCCGGGACCACCTCGCGCGCCGACGGCCGGAGGCGCCGCTGGTGCTCGGGGATCGCGCGGACATCGTCTTCCACGAGGCGAACAACGCGGTCGGCCGGCCGTTGTGGCACCACCGCACCAGCGAGGCGGTGAGCGCGGCGAAGACGTACCGGCCGACGGTGCCGGTGCTGACGAACTCGGTCGGCTTCGTGGACATGCCGTACCGGTCGGCGGGCGAGGAGCCGCACCACTTCGCGCAGTACCTGGTGCAGGCGATCGCGCGCGGTGCCAACCCGTCGACGTACATCATGGGTACGCCTGTCGACAATCCTTATGCCTGCTTGGGGATCGCGGGTGAGCTGACCAGATTCCACCGCGACCAGCACGAGGTGTACCGCGGGCTCGGGCCGGCCGCGGAGACGTTGCTGGTGCGGCCGGACCAGTTCAAGCCGGGTGCGACCAGGGAGTTCCAGGGGCTGTACCTCGCCCTGGTCCAACGGCACGTCCCGTTCGACGTCGTCCCCGAGGAACGGCTCGCCGAGGTGGAGCTGGCCAGGTACCGCGCGGTCGTGCTGCCCGATCTCGGCGGACTCGCGCCGGCCTCCGCGCAGGCGGTCGACGCGTACTGCCAGGGCGGCGGCGCGGTGGTTGCCACGGGCAACAGCGGGGTGATCGCCGAGGAGATCCAGCTCGCCTGCCTTCCGGCGACCCGCAGGCTCGCGAGTCACGACACCGAAGAGGCGACCAGGTCCCTCCACCTCCGCACCACCCCGACGGGGGTGCGGGGGGCGAGTGGGGTGGGTGGAACGGCGGGCGTCGGCGATGGTCGGATTGTCGACAACGGGATTGTGCCCGTGGTCGGGGCGTTCGATGTGGTCGAGCCGAAGGCAGGGGCCGAGCTGGGGCTACTCGCGTTGTCGCGCGCTCCCTACGGCCCGCCGGAAAAGTGTTACGGGCATCTGGAGCTCGAGCATCCCGGCCGGCTGCGCGCGGAGTACGGGAAGGGCCGGGCCGTGATGTTGCCGTGGACCGTCGGCCGCGCGTATCGCGAGGTCGGGTTGTCGGCGCAGCGGGATCTCTTCGTGGACGAGGTCGTCCGGGCCGGGGGTCCGCAGGTCGCGACCGGGCTGCCCGAACAGGTGGAGATCGTGCTCGGCCGATCCGCGGCCGGGACGGTGATCCATCTGCTGAACAGATCGGGCGACGCCGACCAGCGGTTCGCCGCGCCGCTGCCGATCGCGAGTACGTGGTTGTCGCTGCCGGGCCTCACGGGCGAGATCGAGGCGCTCTGCTCGGGCGAGCGGCTGCCCGTGGTCGACGGCCGCGTCCAGCTGCCCGAGCTGGGCCTGTTCGAGGTCCTCGTCGCCCGCTCATAA